One genomic segment of Cellulophaga sp. HaHaR_3_176 includes these proteins:
- a CDS encoding AraC family transcriptional regulator: MRINVKFDFNTICKKVVCEQLERMDVDYVLHGVSEIELKQTPSSVQMQIIADSFADYGVEIISDQQTAIIQRIKDAITLLVNGDEEAQKYNVSAYLAEKLDYSYAYLSNLFSEITHTSIENFVILKKIDVAKSLIIENDLTLTEIAYKLNYSSVAHLSGQFKKTTGLTPSTFQKIIKKRKERSTAQD; this comes from the coding sequence ATGAGAATTAATGTCAAATTCGATTTTAATACAATTTGCAAAAAAGTTGTTTGTGAACAGCTAGAACGCATGGATGTTGACTACGTTTTACACGGTGTTAGCGAAATTGAATTAAAGCAGACACCTAGTAGCGTTCAAATGCAAATTATAGCAGATAGTTTTGCAGATTATGGTGTGGAAATTATTAGCGATCAGCAGACTGCAATAATACAGCGTATTAAAGATGCCATTACGCTTTTAGTTAATGGTGATGAGGAAGCTCAAAAATATAATGTATCAGCATATTTAGCTGAAAAATTAGATTACTCATACGCTTACTTATCCAATCTTTTTTCTGAAATAACACATACATCAATCGAAAATTTTGTGATTTTAAAAAAAATAGATGTTGCAAAAAGTTTAATCATTGAAAATGATTTAACGCTAACTGAGATTGCGTATAAACTTAACTACAGTAGCGTTGCTCATTTATCGGGTCAATTTAAAAAAACAACAGGTTTAACCCCTTCTACTTTTCAAAAAATAATTAAAAAAAGAAAAGAAAGAAGTACTGCTCAAGACTAA
- a CDS encoding DUF1328 family protein codes for MLRWTVTFIVLAIIAAVFGFGGIAAGAASIAKILFFIFLILFVISLITGRKKI; via the coding sequence ATGTTACGTTGGACAGTCACTTTTATAGTATTAGCAATAATCGCAGCAGTATTTGGTTTTGGTGGTATAGCCGCTGGAGCAGCAAGTATAGCAAAAATCTTATTTTTTATCTTTTTGATATTATTTGTAATATCATTAATTACAGGAAGAAAAAAAATATAG
- a CDS encoding PA2169 family four-helix-bundle protein translates to MSTYTENVGNKLNSLLQKTYDAEQGYKKAAENIDNAVLKSFFTRKTKQRYDFGHELKNEISSFGQTIEKGGTAAGAAHRTWMDFKSFFTTNDEQSMLEEAIRGEKASIEEYKDVLTETDLPSSTQTILLQQMNQIELDLSKEKVMENIS, encoded by the coding sequence ATGAGTACATATACAGAAAACGTAGGAAATAAATTAAATAGTTTATTACAAAAAACATACGATGCTGAGCAAGGATATAAAAAAGCGGCAGAAAATATAGACAATGCAGTTTTAAAATCTTTTTTTACAAGAAAAACAAAGCAACGTTATGATTTCGGTCATGAATTAAAAAACGAAATATCAAGTTTCGGTCAAACAATTGAAAAAGGCGGAACCGCAGCTGGAGCAGCACATAGGACTTGGATGGATTTCAAATCTTTCTTCACAACTAACGACGAACAATCTATGTTAGAAGAAGCAATTAGAGGCGAAAAAGCATCAATAGAAGAATATAAAGATGTACTTACGGAAACAGATTTGCCGAGTAGCACTCAAACTATTCTTTTACAACAGATGAATCAAATCGAACTCGATTTATCTAAAGAAAAGGTAATGGAAAATATAAGTTAA
- a CDS encoding mechanosensitive ion channel family protein gives MDFEVKGAWGKMTSRLETWLNQLIINLPNIIIAVVVFIIVIILSKYLSRLTLKLLSKSNLQKSMKNVIAKLISVLIILAGLFLVLGILDLNKTLQTILAGAGVAGLAVGLALQGALANTFSGIVLSYIKQIKFGDWIESNDFEGEVVDIDLRAVTIRQPDNNLVYLPNKLVLENPIKNFSSTSQSRVILHCGVGYSSDLEFVRDLVQKTIVEKFEPVENKEDVIFLYREFGDSSINFETRFWIDSTSALEVAKAKTEAMIGIKKAFDANDINIPFPIRTLEFPKNFSVPTATEKP, from the coding sequence ATGGATTTTGAAGTAAAAGGAGCTTGGGGTAAAATGACTAGCAGGTTAGAAACTTGGTTAAATCAATTAATCATAAACCTACCGAATATAATAATCGCAGTAGTTGTCTTTATTATTGTAATTATATTATCAAAATATTTGAGCAGATTAACATTAAAGTTACTTAGCAAAAGTAATCTTCAAAAATCAATGAAAAATGTGATTGCTAAGTTAATATCTGTCTTAATAATATTGGCAGGTTTGTTTTTGGTACTTGGTATTCTAGATTTAAACAAAACTCTACAAACAATATTAGCTGGTGCTGGTGTTGCTGGTTTGGCTGTTGGTTTAGCATTACAAGGTGCATTAGCTAATACTTTTTCTGGTATCGTTCTATCTTATATTAAGCAAATAAAATTTGGAGATTGGATAGAAAGCAATGATTTTGAAGGTGAAGTTGTCGATATTGACTTAAGAGCTGTAACGATAAGACAACCAGATAATAATTTAGTATACTTACCTAATAAGTTGGTTTTAGAAAATCCTATAAAAAACTTTTCTTCTACATCTCAATCAAGAGTCATATTACATTGTGGCGTTGGTTATTCATCTGATTTAGAATTTGTGAGAGACTTGGTACAAAAAACAATTGTTGAAAAATTTGAACCTGTTGAAAATAAAGAGGACGTTATATTTCTATATAGAGAATTTGGAGATAGTTCAATAAATTTCGAAACGAGATTTTGGATCGATTCAACATCTGCCCTAGAAGTTGCAAAAGCAAAAACAGAAGCTATGATAGGTATAAAAAAAGCTTTTGATGCAAACGATATTAATATTCCGTTCCCAATCAGAACTCTCGAGTTTCCAAAAAACTTTAGTGTACCAACGGCAACAGAAAAGCCTTAA
- a CDS encoding YtxH domain-containing protein gives MDNNSNTLLGILAGTAIGATLGILFAPDRGVNTRQKIADQALATKDSLKETAYELRDRAADTVANKRETLDSQIEYIVSDVSHKTEDVITTLEKKLADLKNKNKKLQKS, from the coding sequence ATGGATAATAATAGCAACACATTACTAGGAATATTAGCAGGTACAGCAATTGGAGCAACTTTAGGTATTTTATTTGCACCTGATAGAGGAGTTAATACAAGACAAAAAATTGCTGATCAAGCATTAGCAACAAAAGATTCTTTAAAAGAAACTGCTTATGAGCTAAGAGATAGAGCGGCTGATACTGTGGCTAATAAGAGAGAAACATTAGATTCTCAAATAGAATATATCGTATCAGACGTAAGTCATAAAACTGAAGATGTAATAACTACATTAGAGAAAAAACTTGCTGATTTGAAAAATAAAAATAAAAAATTACAAAAATCATAA
- a CDS encoding nitroreductase family protein, producing the protein MIAPEQVQLENIADGEYEIFALLKQRYSPRTFKKEKIKEQHIKQLFEAVRWSASSNNIQPWRFLYAEKNTESYNEILSCLSDFNKEWAINAPLLMLTAYKEETEDGDKNFHAPHDLGLSIGGMTMQAQYMGIALHHMAGIDWEEAQDVFNIPEGYHINSAIAVGYYGGELDQLSTELQKQELNERKRIRQTDFAYKGEWKF; encoded by the coding sequence ATGATAGCACCAGAACAAGTTCAATTAGAGAACATAGCAGACGGCGAATACGAGATCTTTGCGCTTTTAAAACAAAGATATAGCCCAAGAACATTTAAAAAAGAAAAAATAAAAGAACAGCACATAAAACAGCTTTTTGAAGCCGTTAGATGGTCTGCTAGTTCTAACAACATACAACCTTGGCGTTTTTTATATGCCGAAAAAAACACAGAATCATACAACGAAATATTATCTTGTTTAAGTGATTTTAATAAAGAATGGGCAATTAACGCTCCTTTATTAATGCTTACTGCTTATAAAGAAGAAACAGAAGATGGTGATAAAAATTTTCACGCACCACATGATTTAGGTTTATCTATAGGTGGTATGACCATGCAAGCTCAATATATGGGTATAGCACTACACCATATGGCCGGTATTGATTGGGAAGAAGCTCAAGACGTGTTCAACATTCCTGAAGGATATCATATTAACAGCGCGATTGCTGTTGGTTACTATGGTGGCGAGTTAGATCAATTATCTACAGAACTACAAAAGCAAGAGTTAAATGAACGTAAACGTATACGACAAACCGATTTTGCCTATAAAGGAGAATGGAAGTTCTAG
- a CDS encoding AI-2E family transporter, which translates to MKTINPKIIRQLFIILLILLMGSMIFKQMLPYLSGVLGAITIYVLLRKPMSKLVKRGWNPDVAVSLLLFGSVIGIVIPVAGIVMMLANKVENTVKHSEKVIKAGKDQLQTWEDKIGYDLTSQIDAEGVSTWLSESLQNFAGGTFNIFIAIGLMYFLLYYMLTNRRQLRESLYEYIPIGNSNLKIIGKDVQAMVRSNALGIPLVAAAQGVVALIGFLIFNIEQPFFWAVVVFVGSMIPFIGTFIGTLPVFILTLAAGDDFKAWGILIYGLVVVGSTDNLLRLFILKKLDGVHPLITLLGVIVGVPLFGFIGLIFGPLLISLFLIVLRIYKEEYGQEVHHKEEL; encoded by the coding sequence ATGAAAACTATAAACCCTAAAATAATTCGTCAATTATTTATCATACTTCTTATTTTACTAATGGGGTCTATGATATTTAAACAAATGCTTCCTTATTTATCAGGAGTATTAGGAGCCATAACCATATATGTTTTGTTACGTAAACCTATGAGTAAATTAGTAAAAAGAGGCTGGAACCCCGATGTTGCTGTTAGTCTTTTACTTTTTGGATCTGTTATAGGTATTGTAATACCCGTTGCTGGTATTGTTATGATGTTAGCTAATAAAGTAGAAAACACAGTAAAACATTCTGAAAAAGTAATAAAAGCAGGAAAAGATCAATTACAAACATGGGAAGATAAAATTGGTTACGATTTAACTTCACAAATTGATGCCGAAGGCGTTTCTACTTGGCTTTCCGAAAGCTTACAGAATTTTGCCGGTGGCACTTTTAATATTTTTATTGCTATTGGCCTTATGTATTTTTTGCTTTATTATATGCTTACTAACAGAAGGCAATTAAGAGAGTCATTATATGAATATATACCTATAGGAAATTCAAATTTAAAAATTATTGGAAAAGATGTACAGGCAATGGTGCGATCAAACGCACTAGGCATTCCACTAGTTGCAGCGGCTCAAGGAGTTGTAGCTTTAATAGGGTTTTTAATATTTAATATAGAACAACCCTTTTTCTGGGCTGTAGTTGTATTTGTAGGTTCTATGATTCCTTTTATCGGAACATTTATAGGTACACTACCTGTATTTATACTTACACTAGCTGCAGGAGACGATTTTAAAGCCTGGGGTATTTTAATTTATGGGTTAGTAGTTGTGGGATCAACTGATAATTTACTTCGCTTATTTATTTTAAAAAAATTAGATGGCGTACATCCACTAATCACATTACTAGGGGTAATTGTAGGGGTGCCTTTATTTGGCTTTATTGGACTTATTTTTGGCCCCCTTTTAATTAGCTTATTTTTAATTGTACTACGAATTTATAAAGAAGAATATGGTCAAGAAGTTCATCATAAAGAGGAATTATAA
- a CDS encoding YihY/virulence factor BrkB family protein produces the protein MNTSKPKFNYKDLPSLIKETYKAWDEANPWRLSAVVAYYAILSLPALLIIIINIIGSVWGPDIVQGQLTNEISSALGRDAAESIETIISETQNKEDNLISTIIGIGTLLFGATGVFYQLKISLNEIWKIKPDPNANFWKVITDRARSFAFILVIGFLLLVSFIITAGVSALNEYIRQVLPEVLIYIAYLLDFIVSVGIITILFALMFRYLPDARIKWKTVWKGALITAVLFVIGKSLLGLYFGAANPGSTYGAAGTIVLILLWVSYSCLILFFGAQFTYVYAKRYGMGIEPTSIAKRTD, from the coding sequence TTGAATACATCTAAACCCAAATTTAATTACAAAGATCTTCCTTCGCTTATAAAAGAAACTTATAAGGCATGGGATGAAGCCAACCCATGGAGGCTAAGTGCGGTTGTCGCTTATTACGCGATACTCTCATTACCCGCACTTTTAATTATTATTATAAATATTATTGGTTCTGTTTGGGGTCCTGATATTGTACAGGGACAGTTAACAAATGAAATTTCATCGGCTTTGGGCAGAGACGCCGCCGAATCTATCGAAACAATAATATCTGAAACTCAAAATAAAGAAGACAATTTAATATCTACAATTATCGGTATAGGCACACTGCTGTTTGGTGCGACTGGAGTTTTTTATCAACTAAAAATATCATTAAACGAAATTTGGAAAATAAAGCCAGACCCAAATGCTAATTTTTGGAAAGTTATTACTGATAGAGCCAGAAGTTTTGCCTTTATACTTGTAATAGGTTTTTTATTGTTGGTTAGCTTTATAATCACTGCAGGTGTATCTGCTTTAAATGAATATATAAGACAAGTATTACCTGAGGTTTTAATATATATTGCCTATTTATTAGATTTTATCGTTTCTGTAGGTATTATAACCATACTTTTTGCTCTTATGTTTCGATATTTACCCGATGCCCGAATTAAATGGAAAACTGTTTGGAAAGGCGCTTTAATTACCGCAGTTCTTTTTGTTATCGGAAAATCATTATTAGGTCTGTATTTCGGAGCTGCTAATCCTGGTTCAACCTATGGTGCTGCAGGTACTATTGTTTTAATTCTTTTATGGGTATCCTACTCTTGCTTGATTCTGTTTTTTGGAGCTCAATTTACATATGTATATGCAAAAAGGTACGGAATGGGTATTGAACCAACATCAATAGCTAAAAGAACCGACTAA
- a CDS encoding arginine decarboxylase yields MNTKYIDLIDQTYYFPQEEFTLDGENLNFHGIPLKKLVEDYGTPLKFTYLPKISQNINRAKVWFKNAMEKNDYKGKYHYCYCTKSSHFQPVLNEVLNNDVHIETSSAYDINIVEKLKQKGKIKDDTYVICNGFKRDAYIDNIGRLINEGHRNCIPVIDNYEEIELLSDVIKDTFKVGIRIASEEEPKFEFYTSRLGIGYKNIVPFYENQIKDNDKVELKMLHFFINTGIRDNAYYWNELVKCLKVYVRLKKMCPSLDSLNIGGGFPIKNSLAFEYDYQYMIDEIINQINITCQEADVPVPHIFTEFGSFTVGESGGAIYEILYQKQQNDREKWNMIDSSFITTLPDTWAINKRFVMLPINRWEDEYERVLLGGLTCDSDDYYNSEQNMNAIYLPKYRRDKPLYIGFFNTGAYQETIGGYGGLQHCLIPAPKHILIDKDKDGNISTKLFNEQQKAEDLLKILGYDDN; encoded by the coding sequence ATGAATACAAAATATATTGATTTAATAGATCAGACATACTATTTTCCACAGGAAGAATTTACTTTAGATGGAGAAAATCTTAATTTTCATGGCATACCTTTAAAGAAGTTAGTTGAAGATTACGGTACACCGTTGAAGTTCACATACCTACCAAAAATTTCTCAAAATATTAATAGAGCGAAGGTTTGGTTTAAAAATGCAATGGAAAAAAATGACTATAAAGGTAAATACCATTATTGTTATTGTACAAAAAGTTCGCATTTTCAGCCTGTACTAAACGAAGTTTTAAATAATGATGTGCATATTGAAACATCATCGGCTTACGATATAAATATTGTAGAAAAACTTAAACAAAAAGGAAAAATTAAAGATGATACATATGTAATATGTAATGGCTTTAAAAGAGATGCGTATATCGATAATATTGGTCGTTTAATAAACGAAGGACATCGTAACTGTATTCCTGTTATTGATAATTATGAAGAAATAGAATTATTATCAGACGTAATAAAAGATACTTTTAAAGTAGGTATCCGTATTGCTTCAGAAGAAGAACCTAAGTTTGAGTTTTATACCTCTAGATTAGGTATAGGCTATAAAAACATAGTTCCATTTTACGAAAACCAGATAAAAGATAATGATAAGGTAGAGTTGAAAATGCTTCACTTTTTTATCAATACAGGTATTAGAGATAACGCCTATTATTGGAACGAATTAGTAAAATGCTTAAAAGTGTATGTTAGGTTAAAGAAAATGTGCCCATCGTTAGACAGTTTAAATATTGGTGGTGGTTTTCCAATAAAAAATTCTTTGGCTTTTGAGTATGATTACCAATATATGATTGATGAAATCATCAACCAAATAAATATTACTTGTCAAGAAGCAGATGTACCTGTACCACATATTTTTACAGAATTTGGAAGTTTTACTGTAGGAGAGAGTGGTGGTGCTATTTATGAGATCTTATATCAAAAACAACAAAACGATAGAGAGAAGTGGAATATGATAGATTCTTCTTTTATTACAACATTGCCTGATACATGGGCAATTAATAAGCGTTTTGTAATGTTACCAATAAATAGGTGGGAAGATGAATATGAGAGAGTTTTATTGGGAGGTTTAACTTGTGATAGTGATGATTATTACAATAGTGAACAGAACATGAATGCTATTTATTTGCCCAAATATAGAAGAGATAAACCTTTATATATAGGTTTCTTTAATACAGGAGCATACCAAGAAACAATAGGTGGTTATGGAGGTTTACAGCACTGTTTAATTCCAGCACCAAAACATATCTTAATCGATAAGGATAAAGACGGAAATATATCAACTAAATTATTTAATGAACAACAAAAAGCAGAAGACCTGCTAAAAATTTTAGGCTATGACGACAACTAA
- the speB gene encoding agmatinase produces MTTTNNYAGIPDKFAQLETAKVVLIPVPYDGTSTWGKGADKGPDAFLNASENMELYDIETGTEVYEQGVYLADAVTENSSPEAMVNSVHAATKDYIKRNKFVTLFGGEHSISIGSIRAFNECFDNLTVLHIDAHADLRESYDGTKFNHACAVHEASQTTNLIQVGIRSMDAIEKSFMDEEKTFFAHDMVNDEYWMDKVVDLMTENVFITLDLDAFDPSIMPSTGTPEPGGLLWYETLDFLKQVFKEKNVVGFDIVELCPNKNDKSSDFLAAKLYYKMLSYKFMDAAVEDSYDNTYDVDQIAGASNNSKFEDDEE; encoded by the coding sequence ATGACGACAACTAACAATTACGCGGGAATCCCAGATAAATTTGCGCAATTGGAAACGGCAAAGGTGGTATTAATACCTGTGCCTTACGATGGAACAAGTACATGGGGTAAGGGAGCTGACAAAGGACCAGATGCATTTTTAAATGCCTCTGAAAATATGGAGCTTTACGACATTGAAACTGGTACAGAAGTGTATGAGCAAGGTGTTTATCTTGCTGATGCTGTTACAGAAAATAGTTCTCCAGAAGCAATGGTGAATTCAGTCCATGCTGCTACAAAAGATTACATAAAACGTAATAAGTTTGTAACGCTTTTTGGTGGTGAGCACTCTATCTCTATTGGTTCAATCAGAGCATTTAATGAATGTTTCGATAATTTGACTGTTTTACATATTGATGCTCATGCTGATTTAAGAGAGTCTTATGATGGTACGAAATTCAACCATGCATGTGCGGTTCATGAGGCGAGCCAGACTACAAACCTAATTCAAGTAGGTATTCGTAGCATGGACGCAATTGAAAAAAGCTTTATGGATGAGGAAAAAACATTTTTCGCTCATGATATGGTTAATGATGAATACTGGATGGATAAGGTAGTAGATTTAATGACCGAAAATGTTTTTATAACATTAGATTTAGATGCATTTGACCCTAGTATTATGCCATCGACAGGTACACCTGAGCCAGGTGGGTTATTATGGTATGAAACATTAGATTTTTTAAAGCAAGTTTTTAAAGAGAAAAATGTTGTAGGCTTTGATATTGTTGAACTTTGCCCGAATAAAAATGATAAATCGTCAGATTTTCTTGCGGCAAAATTGTATTATAAAATGTTAAGCTATAAATTTATGGATGCAGCTGTTGAAGATTCGTACGATAACACATACGATGTAGATCAAATAGCAGGTGCCTCTAATAACTCAAAATTCGAAGATGACGAAGAATAA
- a CDS encoding deoxyhypusine synthase family protein — MTKNKGAISNFIEKYYLHFNAAALVDAAKGYEEQLNNGAKMLVSLAGAMSTAELGKIFAEVIRQDKVQIISCTGANLEEDIMNLVAHSHYKRVPNYRDLTPQDEWDLLEKGLNRVTDTCIPEEEAFRRLQEHIFKIWKDAEDAGERYLPHEYMYKMLLSGVLEEHYEIDLKDSWMYAAAEKNLPIICPGWEDSTMGNIFASYVLKGELKASTMKSGIEYMTFLADWYTDNSENGIGFFQIGGGIAGDFPICVVPMLYQDMERTETPFWSYFCQISDSTTSYGSYSGAVPNEKITWGKLDINTPKFIIESDATIVAPLVFAYLLDM; from the coding sequence ATGACGAAGAATAAAGGAGCTATCTCCAATTTTATTGAAAAATATTATTTACACTTCAATGCAGCAGCTTTAGTAGATGCAGCAAAAGGGTACGAAGAACAATTGAATAATGGTGCTAAAATGTTAGTGTCATTAGCAGGTGCTATGAGTACTGCTGAACTAGGTAAAATTTTTGCTGAAGTTATCCGTCAAGATAAAGTTCAAATCATATCTTGTACAGGAGCAAACTTAGAAGAAGATATAATGAACTTAGTAGCTCACTCTCATTACAAGCGTGTGCCTAACTATCGTGATTTAACTCCGCAAGATGAGTGGGATTTATTGGAAAAAGGATTAAACCGTGTAACTGATACTTGTATCCCAGAAGAAGAAGCTTTTAGAAGATTACAAGAGCATATTTTTAAAATTTGGAAAGATGCAGAAGACGCTGGTGAGCGTTATTTACCGCATGAATATATGTATAAAATGTTGCTTTCTGGCGTTTTAGAAGAGCATTACGAAATTGATCTTAAAGATTCATGGATGTATGCAGCTGCAGAAAAAAACCTTCCTATTATCTGTCCAGGTTGGGAAGATAGTACAATGGGTAACATTTTTGCTTCTTATGTGTTAAAAGGCGAGTTAAAAGCTAGTACCATGAAATCTGGTATTGAATACATGACATTTTTAGCAGATTGGTACACTGATAATTCTGAAAACGGAATTGGTTTCTTCCAAATAGGTGGAGGTATAGCTGGTGATTTTCCTATCTGTGTAGTGCCTATGTTATATCAAGATATGGAAAGAACAGAAACTCCTTTTTGGAGCTATTTCTGTCAAATTAGTGATTCAACAACAAGTTATGGTTCTTATTCAGGTGCAGTGCCTAACGAGAAAATTACTTGGGGAAAACTTGATATTAATACCCCTAAATTTATAATTGAAAGCGATGCAACTATAGTTGCGCCATTAGTTTTTGCTTACTTATTAGATATGTAA
- the rimK gene encoding 30S ribosomal protein S6--L-glutamate ligase, giving the protein MEDLTIIGSEEWCVFDTLGIPAIKARVDSGAKTSSIQAANIKTFIRGAQELVRFEVNPIQDNRSIVIECEAKIVDRRTVKSSTGISEERFVIKTPLTLGENTFDVELTLANRDTMEFRMLLGREALSNRYIVNPADSFNLQDFNSGEISQKYSNYFKEKTGLKIAVLASNPNLYSNKRLMEAGEARGHEMVFLNVEHSYMKLDANSPEIRYRGGNILNEFDAIIPRIKPAVTFYGCALIRQFDNLGVYCLNSAEAITQSRDKLFASQLFSKNDIHIPITGFAKSPMDTKDLIRMVNGAPLIIKLLESTQGKGVVLAETNKAAESVINAFKSVQANILVQEFIKEANGQDIRCFVVNGKVIASMQRQAEKGEFRANIHQGGKASIVKITAEEKKLAIKAAKVLNLAVAGVDIIRSNKGPLLLEVNSSPGLEGIENATGKDIANGMIMAIENKLKFVH; this is encoded by the coding sequence TTGGAAGATTTGACAATTATTGGTAGTGAAGAGTGGTGTGTTTTTGATACTTTGGGTATTCCTGCAATTAAAGCAAGGGTAGATTCTGGTGCGAAAACATCATCTATACAAGCTGCAAATATTAAAACTTTTATTCGAGGAGCTCAAGAACTGGTTAGGTTCGAGGTAAATCCAATTCAAGATAATAGAAGTATTGTAATCGAATGTGAGGCAAAAATTGTAGATCGTAGAACAGTAAAAAGCTCTACAGGTATTTCAGAAGAACGTTTTGTAATTAAAACACCGTTGACTTTAGGCGAAAATACTTTTGATGTGGAGCTTACACTAGCAAATAGAGATACGATGGAATTTCGTATGCTTTTGGGAAGAGAAGCACTTAGCAATAGATATATTGTTAACCCTGCAGACAGTTTTAATCTTCAAGATTTTAATTCAGGTGAAATTTCACAAAAGTATTCTAACTATTTTAAAGAAAAAACAGGTCTTAAAATCGCGGTATTAGCAAGTAATCCTAATCTATATAGTAATAAGAGGCTAATGGAAGCTGGTGAAGCAAGAGGTCATGAAATGGTGTTTTTAAATGTAGAGCACTCATACATGAAATTAGATGCTAATTCTCCTGAAATTAGATACCGTGGTGGTAATATTTTAAACGAATTTGATGCGATTATTCCTCGTATCAAACCTGCAGTTACATTTTATGGTTGTGCTTTAATTCGTCAGTTTGATAATTTAGGTGTGTATTGTTTAAATTCAGCAGAAGCTATTACTCAATCTAGAGATAAACTGTTTGCTTCTCAACTGTTTTCTAAAAATGATATTCATATACCTATTACTGGTTTCGCTAAGTCTCCTATGGATACTAAAGATTTAATTAGAATGGTAAATGGTGCTCCGTTAATTATTAAATTATTAGAAAGCACGCAAGGTAAAGGTGTTGTTTTAGCAGAAACTAATAAAGCAGCAGAGAGTGTTATAAACGCTTTTAAGAGTGTGCAAGCAAACATACTAGTACAAGAATTTATCAAAGAAGCAAACGGGCAAGATATTCGTTGCTTTGTGGTAAATGGTAAAGTTATAGCATCAATGCAGCGCCAAGCAGAAAAAGGTGAGTTTAGAGCAAATATTCATCAAGGTGGTAAAGCTTCAATTGTAAAAATTACAGCTGAAGAGAAAAAACTAGCCATCAAAGCAGCTAAAGTTTTAAACTTAGCGGTAGCAGGTGTAGATATTATTCGCTCAAATAAAGGGCCTTTATTGTTAGAAGTAAATTCTTCGCCAGGTCTTGAAGGTATCGAAAATGCAACAGGAAAGGATATTGCTAATGGTATGATTATGGCAATTGAAAATAAATTGAAATTTGTACACTAA